In a genomic window of Xylophilus rhododendri:
- a CDS encoding phosphocholine-specific phospholipase C, with translation MTTRRNLLRNAGLSAATLAAFPPAIRRALAIPANNVTGTIRDVEHVVILMQENRAFDHYFGTLNGVRGFGDRFTVPLPKGLNVWQQIDAAGKVILPFHLDGSKGNAQRANGTPHTWVDSQNAWDSGRMYQWPRYKNAISMGFFKEAEIPFQFALANAFTVCDAYHCAMHTGTDANRSFHMTGTNGAVPTGASFVNNEWDYIDGLPSSVNTGYTWKTYAERLEEAGVSWISYQNMPDEWGDNMLGAFRTFRRANLASGYPVASGGSPGSAYANTGQALPYKAYDAATDNAANPLYKGVANTLPGSTPETYLDTFRRDIREGRLPQVSWMNAPSIYCEHPGPSSPVQGAWFLQEVLDALTANPEVWSKTVLLVNFDENDGYFDHVPSPSAPARNTDGSLAGKTTLAADAMAPEYFTHPAPAGSTSQPAPDGRVYGPGPRVPMFVVSPWSRGGWVNSQVFDHTSVLRFLEARFGVKEPNISAFRRAVCGDLTSAFNFATPNSETLPTLSGRKSRTEADALRASQQLLAQIAPPATQLLPTQGTATRPSRALPYELHCSARSDSTAGTLRLLFSNTGSAAAVFHVYDRLHLDRLPRRYMLEAGKTLDDSWAAMADDAGRYDLWVLGPNGFHRGFRGDLSAVRAAGTADPEVRVCYDITNGNVYLSMLNRGQRAAKFTVRPKAYRADGPWTATVAAAGSADQHWALADSSQWYDFAVTCDSDPAWYRRFAGRVENGKHTLSDPALGLGEI, from the coding sequence ATGACCACACGCCGCAACCTCCTGCGCAACGCGGGCCTCTCCGCCGCCACGCTCGCCGCCTTCCCGCCCGCCATCCGCCGCGCCCTCGCCATCCCCGCCAACAACGTCACCGGCACCATCCGCGACGTGGAGCATGTGGTGATCCTGATGCAGGAAAACCGCGCCTTCGACCACTACTTCGGCACCCTCAACGGTGTGCGCGGCTTCGGCGACCGCTTCACCGTGCCGCTGCCCAAGGGCCTGAACGTGTGGCAGCAGATCGATGCGGCCGGCAAGGTCATCCTGCCTTTCCACCTCGACGGCAGCAAGGGCAACGCCCAGCGCGCCAACGGCACGCCGCACACCTGGGTGGACAGCCAGAACGCCTGGGACTCGGGCCGCATGTACCAGTGGCCGCGCTACAAGAACGCCATCTCCATGGGCTTCTTCAAGGAGGCCGAGATCCCCTTCCAGTTCGCCCTGGCCAATGCTTTCACCGTGTGCGACGCCTACCACTGCGCCATGCACACCGGCACCGATGCCAACCGCTCCTTCCACATGACGGGCACCAACGGCGCGGTGCCCACCGGCGCCTCCTTCGTCAACAACGAATGGGACTACATCGACGGCCTGCCGTCCTCGGTCAACACCGGCTACACCTGGAAGACCTATGCCGAGCGCCTGGAAGAGGCCGGCGTCAGCTGGATCAGCTACCAGAACATGCCCGACGAATGGGGCGACAACATGCTGGGCGCCTTCCGCACCTTCCGCCGCGCCAACCTGGCCTCGGGCTATCCGGTGGCCAGCGGCGGCTCGCCCGGCTCGGCCTATGCCAACACTGGCCAGGCCCTGCCCTACAAGGCCTACGACGCGGCCACCGACAACGCCGCCAACCCGCTCTACAAGGGCGTGGCCAACACCCTGCCGGGCAGCACGCCCGAGACCTATCTCGACACCTTCCGCCGCGACATCCGCGAGGGCAGGCTGCCCCAGGTCTCCTGGATGAACGCGCCCTCCATCTACTGCGAGCACCCCGGCCCGTCCAGCCCGGTGCAGGGCGCCTGGTTCCTGCAGGAAGTGCTCGATGCGCTGACCGCCAACCCGGAGGTCTGGAGCAAGACCGTGCTGCTGGTCAACTTCGACGAGAACGACGGCTACTTCGACCATGTGCCCTCGCCCTCGGCCCCGGCGCGCAACACCGACGGCAGCCTGGCCGGCAAGACGACGCTGGCCGCCGATGCGATGGCGCCCGAGTACTTCACCCACCCCGCCCCGGCGGGCAGCACTTCGCAGCCGGCGCCGGACGGCCGGGTCTACGGCCCCGGCCCGCGGGTGCCCATGTTCGTGGTCTCGCCCTGGAGCCGCGGCGGCTGGGTCAATTCGCAGGTCTTCGACCACACCTCGGTGCTGCGTTTCCTCGAAGCCCGTTTCGGGGTGAAGGAGCCCAACATCAGCGCCTTCCGCCGCGCGGTGTGCGGCGATCTGACCAGCGCCTTCAACTTCGCCACGCCCAACAGCGAGACCCTGCCCACCCTGTCCGGCCGCAAGAGCCGCACCGAGGCCGACGCCCTGCGCGCCTCCCAGCAGCTGCTGGCCCAGATCGCGCCGCCCGCCACCCAGCTGTTGCCCACGCAGGGCACGGCCACCCGGCCCTCGCGCGCGCTGCCCTACGAGCTGCACTGCAGCGCCCGCAGCGACAGCACCGCCGGCACCCTGCGCCTGCTGTTCTCCAACACCGGCAGCGCCGCCGCCGTCTTCCATGTGTACGACCGCCTGCACCTGGACCGCCTGCCGCGCCGCTACATGCTGGAGGCCGGCAAGACGCTGGACGACAGTTGGGCCGCCATGGCCGACGATGCCGGCCGCTACGACCTGTGGGTGCTGGGCCCCAACGGCTTTCACCGCGGCTTCCGCGGCGACCTGAGCGCCGTGCGCGCGGCGGGCACGGCGGATCCGGAAGTGCGGGTCTGCTACGACATCACCAACGGCAATGTCTACCTGAGCATGCTCAACCGCGGCCAGCGCGCGGCCAAGTTCACCGTGCGGCCCAAGGCCTACCGTGCCGACGGCCCGTGGACCGCCACGGTGGCCGCGGCCGGCTCGGCCGACCAGCACTGGGCGCTGGCCGACAGCAGCCAGTGGTACGACTTCGCCGTGACCTGCGACAGCGATCCGGCCTGGTACCGGCGTTTCGCCGGCCGGGTGGAGAACGGCAAACACACGCTGAGCGATCCGGCGCTGGGGCTGGGCGAGATCTGA
- a CDS encoding DUF3325 domain-containing protein, with translation MSWPLLAAAIALYLAWGCAALAMDRHWKALVGSAARHPVRRLRWLAAALAALAAGLCLWRDGAAFGLLLWSGLLCVSVWMVVLTLAWRDRRP, from the coding sequence ATGAGCTGGCCGCTCCTGGCGGCGGCCATCGCCTTGTACCTGGCCTGGGGCTGCGCGGCGCTGGCCATGGACAGGCATTGGAAAGCCCTTGTGGGCTCTGCCGCTCGCCACCCGGTGCGCCGCCTGCGCTGGCTCGCCGCCGCGCTGGCTGCCCTGGCTGCGGGCCTGTGCCTGTGGCGCGACGGCGCCGCCTTCGGCCTGCTGCTCTGGTCCGGCCTGCTGTGTGTCAGCGTCTGGATGGTGGTGCTGACACTGGCATGGCGGGACCGGCGCCCCTGA
- a CDS encoding PepSY-associated TM helix domain-containing protein — MQPLRQRLNGVHRWAGVVFAGLLYAVFWMGTLSVFDREIDRWMMPATRLAAPTAEPALDRIAQAVAPLVPPGARQWRIDLATDRTPVLRFSAQPAKCAAVSRRLDPASLAPLPEPGTLGASGFFYPFHYGLQIAWLDLGKWLVGAAAMALLLLLVSGVVVHRKLFAEFFTFRPGKRLARSSLDLHNVSGVVGLPFFFMIALSGLAIFFGMYFPGAYQSAFEAGARGKAQFQAEAYGRYSRPRAGTPAPPAASLDAMAAEADRLWGGGAPYFVRVWLPGDANSYVELRRSYAGEVTMNLDQLYFDAATGRLLRRFEAAPVMRVQRFLSGLHFVQFRHWPLRWLYFLLGLGGCVMIGAGMVFWLESRPARQPVHDHAGRRVVQAVCIGSVAGIVVATLAFLAGNRLLPADAGLAGWGRAELEVWCFFLAWISCFGHAGWRGAAAWRDQLWVVAVLALSCVALNALTTDAYRAGPAPALAAVWGVDLALLLLALLAAVLARRMGRR; from the coding sequence ATGCAGCCGCTGCGCCAGCGCCTGAACGGCGTACACCGCTGGGCCGGCGTGGTCTTCGCGGGCCTGCTCTATGCCGTCTTCTGGATGGGCACGCTGAGTGTTTTCGACCGCGAGATCGACCGCTGGATGATGCCGGCGACCCGGCTGGCCGCGCCGACAGCAGAGCCCGCGCTGGACCGAATCGCCCAGGCTGTCGCGCCGCTGGTGCCGCCCGGCGCGCGCCAGTGGCGCATCGACCTGGCGACCGATCGCACGCCGGTGCTGCGTTTCTCCGCCCAGCCGGCCAAATGCGCCGCCGTCTCGCGGCGGCTCGATCCCGCCAGCCTCGCGCCCCTGCCGGAACCCGGGACGCTGGGCGCCAGCGGTTTCTTCTACCCCTTCCACTACGGCCTGCAGATCGCCTGGCTGGACCTGGGCAAGTGGCTGGTCGGCGCGGCGGCCATGGCGCTTTTGCTGCTGCTGGTGTCGGGCGTCGTCGTGCACCGCAAGCTCTTCGCCGAGTTCTTCACCTTCCGTCCCGGTAAACGCCTGGCGCGCAGCAGCCTGGACCTGCACAACGTCAGCGGCGTGGTCGGCCTGCCCTTCTTCTTCATGATCGCGCTGTCGGGCCTGGCGATCTTCTTCGGCATGTATTTCCCGGGCGCCTACCAGTCGGCCTTCGAGGCCGGCGCGCGGGGCAAGGCGCAGTTCCAGGCCGAGGCCTATGGCCGCTACAGCCGGCCGCGCGCGGGCACGCCCGCGCCGCCGGCCGCCTCGCTCGATGCCATGGCGGCCGAGGCCGATCGTCTGTGGGGCGGCGGCGCGCCCTACTTCGTGCGGGTCTGGCTGCCGGGCGATGCCAACAGCTATGTGGAGCTGCGCCGCTCCTATGCGGGCGAAGTCACCATGAACCTCGACCAGCTCTATTTCGACGCCGCCACCGGCCGGCTGCTACGGCGCTTCGAGGCGGCGCCGGTGATGCGGGTGCAGCGCTTCCTGTCGGGCCTGCATTTCGTGCAGTTCCGCCACTGGCCGCTGCGCTGGCTCTACTTCCTGCTGGGGCTGGGGGGCTGCGTGATGATCGGTGCGGGCATGGTCTTCTGGCTGGAGTCGCGGCCCGCGCGGCAGCCGGTGCACGACCATGCCGGGCGGCGGGTGGTGCAGGCGGTCTGTATCGGCAGCGTGGCCGGCATCGTGGTGGCCACGCTCGCCTTCCTGGCCGGCAACCGGCTGCTGCCGGCCGATGCCGGGCTCGCCGGCTGGGGCCGTGCGGAGCTGGAGGTGTGGTGCTTCTTCCTGGCATGGATCTCCTGCTTCGGCCATGCGGGCTGGCGGGGCGCCGCGGCCTGGCGGGATCAGCTGTGGGTGGTGGCGGTGCTGGCGCTGTCCTGCGTGGCGCTGAACGCGCTCACGACCGATGCCTATCGAGCCGGCCCCGCGCCGGCGCTGGCCGCGGTGTGGGGCGTCGATCTCGCCCTGCTGCTGCTGGCTTTGCTCGCGGCGGTGCTGGCCCGCCGGATGGGGCGGCGATGA